In one Mus pahari chromosome 21, PAHARI_EIJ_v1.1, whole genome shotgun sequence genomic region, the following are encoded:
- the Srsf3 gene encoding serine/arginine-rich splicing factor 3, whose amino-acid sequence MHRDSCPLDCKVYVGNLGNNGNKTELERAFGYYGPLRSVWVARNPPGFAFVEFEDPRDAADAVRELDGRTLCGCRVRVELSNGEKRSRNRGPPPSWGRRPRDDYRRRSPPPRRRSPRRRSFSRSRSRSLSRDRRRERSLSRERNHKPSRSFSRSRSRSRSNERK is encoded by the exons atgcATCGTGATTCCTGTCCCTTGGATTGTAAAGTTTATGTTGGTAATCTTGGAAATAATGGAAACAAGACTGAATTAGAACGGGCTTTTGGCTATTATGGACCACTCCGAAGTGTGTGGGTTGCTCGAAACCCTCCTGGCTTTGCTTTCGTCGAATTTGAGGATCCCCGAGATGCTGCTGATGCTGTCCGGGAGCTAGATGGAAG AACACTGTGTGGCTGCCGAGTAAGAGTGGAACTGTCGAATGGTGAAAAGAGAAGTCGGAATCGTGGCCCACCTCCCTCTTGGGGTCGTCGTCCTCGAGATGATTACCGCAGGAGGAGTCCTCCACCTCGGCGCAG ATCCCCAAGAAGGAGAAGCTTTTCCCGAAGCCGGAGCAG GTCACTTTCTAGAGATAGGAGAAGAGAAAGGTCTCTGTCTCGTGAGAGAAATCACAAGCCGTCTCGATCCTTCTCTAGGTCTCGTAG ccgATCTAGGTCaaatgaaaggaaatag